In Methylacidiphilum infernorum V4, a single window of DNA contains:
- the cmk gene encoding (d)CMP kinase — MDEPKKIKGFIQALTKAERAEEVKKKEILYPVITIDGPTASGKSTVAQKVAEALGFTYFNTGALYRSVTWRILSMGYDIHDEEKVVEACRKLKLRCIVQKTDRFSRAKILIDEKEPDEKTDLRSAEVNAAVSIIASYPRVREWLLPFQRELAHEAPLVVEGRDIGSVVFPESPYKFFLDAQLEEREKRRERQGERDNVEQRDKLDQSRSSAPLCCPVDAVKLDTTKLPIDKVVEKILDILWKKGLPVAGLKTAAKS, encoded by the coding sequence ATGGATGAGCCCAAGAAAATCAAGGGCTTTATCCAAGCTTTAACCAAAGCCGAGAGGGCGGAGGAGGTAAAGAAAAAAGAGATCCTCTATCCTGTCATTACTATTGATGGCCCTACGGCCTCTGGAAAAAGTACCGTGGCCCAAAAAGTTGCCGAGGCGTTGGGATTTACCTACTTTAATACGGGAGCTCTTTACCGTTCGGTGACCTGGAGAATCTTATCCATGGGCTACGATATTCACGATGAAGAAAAGGTCGTTGAAGCCTGTAGAAAATTAAAACTCAGGTGCATTGTTCAGAAAACAGATCGTTTTTCCAGGGCCAAGATCCTCATCGATGAGAAGGAACCGGATGAAAAAACCGACCTGCGGTCAGCCGAAGTCAATGCAGCGGTTTCGATCATCGCTTCTTATCCACGGGTTAGAGAGTGGTTGCTCCCTTTTCAAAGAGAGCTAGCCCATGAAGCTCCTTTGGTTGTCGAAGGCAGGGACATAGGCTCGGTCGTTTTTCCCGAAAGCCCCTATAAGTTTTTCCTGGATGCCCAGTTGGAGGAAAGGGAAAAAAGAAGGGAAAGACAGGGGGAAAGGGACAATGTAGAACAAAGAGATAAGTTGGATCAATCGAGGAGCTCGGCTCCACTTTGCTGTCCTGTTGATGCGGTGAAGCTAGATACCACGAAGCTGCCAATAGACAAAGTTGTGGAAAAAATTCTCGATATCCTTTGGAAAAAAGGTTTACCCGTTGCTGGATTAAAAACGGCTGCAAAAAGTTAA